A stretch of the Perca flavescens isolate YP-PL-M2 chromosome 10, PFLA_1.0, whole genome shotgun sequence genome encodes the following:
- the LOC114563371 gene encoding signal-regulatory protein beta-2-like — protein MILLWVTLLVLHQGYSLVPVTTVRLGEPATFTCALHYKKIDRPQIDWYKQSAGETLKLVVTKRESTKPEYAPEFSESRLEMNNDNNFSNLTILRTIQEDEGMYHCASTERYSSPVWSGTYLLIKGNTQRTSNYTVVQWPTVSDPVHPGDSVTLHCSVLSDSGNKRCPGDDSVFWVRAGSNKSYPDIIYTDGRRHNECDKRSDTQKSCVYRFSKNVSSSDDGTYYCAVATCGEILFGDGTKLQIERTASVEFIALVIATVCLVISMTGNIVFICYRTSTPVCSQFKGIESASSKARHDNSRQSVQDIPEDGLDLNYAALHFSGKKPTRGRKKTELKTEESVYSQVKC, from the exons ATGATCCTGTTATGGGTTACACTGCTTGTTCTTCATCAAGGAT attCGCTAGTTCCAGTTACCACAGTTCGACTTGGTGAACCTGCAACCTTCACGTGTGCTCTCCATTATAAGAAGATTGACCGTCCACAGATCGACTGGTACAAGCAGAGTGCCGGGGAAACTCTGAAATTAGTTGTGACAAAGCGTGAATCTACAAAACCTGAGTATGCACCAGAGTTTTCTGAATCAAGATTGGAAATGAATAATGATAACAATTTTAGCAACCTGACCATCCTGAGGACAATCCAAGAAGATGAGGGAATGTATCACTGTGCATCCACGGAGCGGTATTCAAGTCCTGTATGGAGTGGGACATATTTGTTAATAAAAG GAAACACTCAGAGGACATCAAACTACACTGTTGTTCAGTGGCCGACAGTATCTGATCCAGTCCATCCAGGAGACTCTGTGACTCTCCATTGTTCAGTCCTCTCCGACTCTGGGAACAAGAGGTGTCCAGGAGATGACAGTGTGTTCTGGGTCAGAGCTGGATCGAATAAATCTTATCCGGACATCATCTACACTGATGGAAGAAGACATAATGAATGTGACAAGAGATCTGACACTCAGAAGAGTTGTGTTTATCGCTTCTCTAAGAACGTCAGCTCCTCTGATGACGGGACGTACTACTGTGCTGTGGCCACATGTGGAGAGATATTATTTGGAGATGGAACTAAACTGCAAATCG AGCGAACAGCAAGTGTTGAATTTATTGCGCTGGTGATAGCAACAGTCTGCCTGGTGATTTCTATGACTGGAAATATTGTTTTCATCTGTTACCGAACTTCAACACCAGTATGTTCACAATTTAAAG GAATAGAAAGCGCCTCTTCCAAAGCAAGACATGACAACTCAAGACAATCAGTACAGGATATT CCTGAAGATGGACTTGATCTGAACTACGCTGCATTGCATTTCTCTGGAAAAAAACCTacaagaggaagaaagaagacAGAGTTGAAAACTGAAGAAAGTGTGTACTCTCAAGTTAAATGCTGA
- the LOC114563366 gene encoding uncharacterized protein LOC114563366 has translation MILLWVTLLLLHQGYMLTPVTTVHLGERATFTCIFSNKELSSKKLHWYKQSAGETLKPIVTLWKSTQPQYGPDVSESRLEVHYEKNVSNLTILRTTKEDEGMYHCAVMEWNDNQWSGTYLLVKGNTQRTSNYTVVQQPTVSDPVHPGDSVTLQCSILSDSGNKMCPGDDSVFWFRAGSDKAHPDMIYTDGRRHNECDKRSDTQKSCVYRFSKNVSSSDAGTYYCAVATCGEILFGDGTKLNIEGTSVWSQKANTIIFSVISAISVIVTAVLIYAINRNNAAVAGQKHSDGQKIPQVKNTMDAQLIRSLRQRLLVLERM, from the exons ATGATCCTGTTGTGGGTTACACTGCTTCTCCTTCACCAGGGAT ATATGCTGACTCCAGTGACCACAGTTCATCTTGGTGAACGTGCCACCTTCACATGCATTTTCTCTAATAAAGAGTTGAGCAGCAAAAAACTTCACTGGTACAAGCAGAGTGCCGGGGAAACTCTGAAACCTATTGTGACACTGTGGAAATCTACACAACCTCAGTATGGACCAGATGTTTCTGAATCACGATTGGAGGTACATTATGAGAAGAATGTTAGCAACCTGACCATTCTGAGGACAACCAAAGAAGATGAGGGAATGTATCACTGtgctgtaatggagtggaatgatAATCAGTGGAGTGGGACATATTTGTTAGTAAAAG GAAACACTCAGAGGACATCAAACTATACTGTTGTTCAGCAGCCAACAGTATCTGATCCAGTCCATCCAGGAGACTCTGTGACTCTCCAGTGTTCAATCCTCTCCGACTCTGGGAACAAGATGTGTCCAGGAGATGACAGTGTGTTCTGGTTCAGAGCTGGATCAGATAAAGCTCATCCAGACATGATCTACACTGATGGAAGAAGACATAATGAATGTGACAAGAGATCTGACACTCAGAAGAGTTGTGTTTATCGCTTCTCTAAGAACGTCAGCTCCTCTGATGCCGGGACGTACTACTGTGCTGTGGCCACATGTGGGGAGATATTATTTGGAGATGGAACTAAACTGAACATTGAAG GAACCAGCGTGTGGTCACAGAAGGCCAATACAATTATTTTCTCGGTAATCTCGGCCATAAGTGTGATTGTTACAGCCGTCCTCATTTACGCCATCAACAGAAACAATG ctGCTGTTGCCGGCCAAAAACACAGTGATGGTCAGAAAATTCCACAGGTAAAAAACACAATG GATGCACAGCTGATCAGATCTTTGAGACAGAGACTGTTGGTGTTGGAGAGGATGTGA